One genomic segment of Spirochaeta cellobiosiphila DSM 17781 includes these proteins:
- a CDS encoding VOC family protein: MKQDIVHIALVVRDYDEAIEFYTQKLHFTLLEDTYQPEQDKRWVIISPPGSTGTTILLARASKPEQEDYIGAQSGGRVFLFLNTDDFWRDYEEMLTRGIEFVRPPKEADYGLVAVFKDLYGNLWDLLQLKKDHPIS; this comes from the coding sequence ATGAAACAAGACATTGTCCACATAGCCCTCGTTGTTAGGGATTACGATGAAGCTATTGAGTTTTACACTCAAAAACTCCACTTTACGCTTTTGGAAGATACTTACCAACCTGAGCAAGACAAGCGTTGGGTTATTATATCTCCCCCAGGATCAACAGGAACAACCATTTTGCTAGCCCGGGCTTCCAAACCAGAGCAAGAGGATTACATTGGAGCCCAATCTGGGGGAAGAGTCTTTCTCTTTCTCAATACGGATGATTTCTGGAGAGATTATGAAGAAATGCTTACAAGGGGTATAGAATTTGTTCGCCCACCTAAGGAAGCCGATTATGGTTTGGTGGCAGTTTTTAAAGATTTATATGGTAATCTATGGGACTTACTGCAATTAAAGAAGGATCATCCCATTAGTTAA
- a CDS encoding TetR/AcrR family transcriptional regulator, with product MDNRDKIKQVATKLFSRRSYENVGIQQIVDECGISKPTLYYYFSSKKGLMEAILKEEFTPFLEGLADITQYAGDVMGTLRATVLSYQNFSTNDPYLYYLYKSMSAMPEQSDSYLLVKSFSDRESDIARQLFADIAKDHGNIGNRSVIYGSTFLGMVETYIKLIHSSFEYTEEDLLYRVLHQFLHGIYS from the coding sequence ATGGATAATCGGGATAAGATAAAGCAGGTTGCCACAAAGCTATTCAGTCGACGAAGCTATGAGAATGTAGGTATTCAACAGATAGTTGATGAATGTGGCATCTCAAAGCCTACTCTATATTACTATTTTTCTAGTAAAAAGGGTCTTATGGAAGCCATTCTAAAAGAAGAGTTTACCCCGTTTTTAGAAGGTCTGGCTGATATCACACAGTATGCAGGTGATGTAATGGGTACCCTAAGAGCCACTGTGCTTAGTTATCAAAATTTCTCAACAAATGATCCTTATTTATATTATCTCTACAAAAGCATGTCAGCGATGCCTGAACAAAGTGACTCATATTTATTAGTAAAATCATTTTCTGATAGGGAATCAGATATCGCCAGGCAACTATTTGCTGATATTGCAAAAGATCATGGAAACATAGGTAATAGATCTGTTATTTATGGATCTACGTTCTTAGGAATGGTTGAAACTTATATTAAGTTGATACATTCATCATTTGAGTACACTGAGGAAGATTTACTTTATCGTGTTTTGCATCAATTTCTTCATGGTATATATTCTTAA
- a CDS encoding alpha-amylase family glycosyl hydrolase: MAINWNSKTFYHLYPLGFCSSLNRNAYSELEAKPLKKVESWLSHLENIGIEALYLGPVFHSTYHGYDTIDWYTIDPRLGSNEEFRELCQHIKAKGINIILDGVFNHVGKEFWAFKDLISNGKESQYVDWFAGIDFNKTGPDGEPFAYEGWEGHHSLVKLNLNNQDLRNHIFGAVKQWIELFDIDGIRFDVAYSLDRAFLKDLKSFIRVMREDFYFLYEVIHGDYGQYIDQSNYESVTNYECFKGIYSSHNDRNLFEIAHSLGRQFGSEGIYKGKTLYNFVDNHDVNRIASLVKKPQWIHTSYIILFTMPGVPSLYYGSEWGIPGKRTDTSDIALRPTKEEIEKQFRDEHILNTVKRLITIRKHHPALQIGTYKSIHIESTVLAFTRVTKEERILVLINIDDNVKTINLPVKGSNYFIDLLNTGDSFHSDGYNVSVTLYPTWGRILKY; encoded by the coding sequence ATGGCAATTAATTGGAATAGTAAAACGTTTTATCACCTTTATCCTTTAGGTTTTTGTAGCAGTCTTAACAGGAACGCTTATTCTGAGCTAGAGGCAAAACCCTTGAAAAAAGTTGAATCGTGGCTTAGTCATCTGGAGAATATTGGTATTGAGGCCTTATACCTCGGTCCGGTTTTTCACTCTACCTATCATGGTTATGACACTATTGACTGGTATACAATCGATCCTCGTTTAGGTTCTAATGAGGAATTTAGAGAATTATGTCAGCATATAAAGGCTAAAGGAATAAATATCATATTGGATGGTGTCTTTAATCATGTAGGTAAAGAGTTCTGGGCCTTTAAAGATTTGATATCCAATGGAAAAGAGTCCCAATATGTTGATTGGTTCGCTGGTATTGATTTTAATAAAACAGGCCCAGATGGAGAACCTTTTGCTTATGAAGGTTGGGAAGGTCACCATAGTCTTGTTAAACTCAATTTAAACAACCAAGACTTGCGAAATCATATCTTTGGTGCAGTAAAACAATGGATAGAACTATTTGATATAGATGGGATTCGATTTGATGTTGCCTATTCTCTTGATAGAGCTTTTTTAAAGGATTTAAAAAGTTTTATCCGTGTAATGCGGGAGGATTTTTATTTTCTATATGAAGTGATTCATGGTGATTATGGGCAATATATTGACCAAAGTAATTATGAATCTGTTACTAACTACGAATGCTTTAAGGGTATATATTCCTCCCATAATGATCGCAATCTCTTTGAAATTGCCCATTCTTTAGGTCGCCAGTTTGGTTCAGAAGGTATTTATAAGGGGAAGACCTTGTATAATTTTGTGGATAATCATGATGTGAATCGCATCGCCAGTCTTGTTAAGAAGCCACAATGGATTCATACCTCTTATATCATTTTATTCACTATGCCAGGGGTCCCCTCTCTATATTACGGAAGTGAGTGGGGGATACCTGGAAAAAGAACAGACACCAGTGATATAGCACTACGTCCTACAAAGGAAGAAATTGAAAAGCAATTTAGGGATGAACATATACTAAATACAGTAAAAAGATTAATAACTATTAGAAAGCATCATCCCGCATTACAAATAGGTACGTACAAGTCTATTCATATTGAATCCACAGTTTTAGCTTTTACGAGAGTAACAAAAGAAGAACGCATTTTAGTATTGATCAATATAGATGACAACGTGAAGACTATCAACTTACCTGTCAAAGGTTCTAACTACTTCATAGATCTGTTAAATACAGGTGACAGCTTTCACTCTGATGGTTATAACGTAAGTGTCACACTATACCCAACATGGGGAAGGATTCTCAAATACTAA
- a CDS encoding IMP dehydrogenase — protein sequence MATILPDISRTFSEFLLLPNLTKKIHVGENVSLKTPMVKHKKNEESELYLNIPLTSAVMQSVSDDSMGIALAKEGGISFIYSSQAVETQAEMIRKVKQYKAGFVTSDSNLGPDNSLSDIIELSQRTGHHTVVITEDGTSKGKLCGIVTRRDYNIHKTSMDTKAKDIMTPFSKLVVGKVGISLTDANTMIWDNKLNSLPIVDEDDRLVFLVFRKDYEDHHKNKLENIDDDKRLRVGAGINTHDYKERVPAVVEAGADILCIDSSDGFSEYQGDTIQFIREKYGDSVKIGAGNVVDATGFYYLAEAGADFVKVGVGGGSICITREQKGIGRGQASALIDVVAARDAYCERTGIYIPICSDGGITYDYQMTMALAMGADFLMLGRYFARFDESPTETVNINGRIYKEYWGEGSSRARNWQRYDQSVSSRLVFEEGVDAYVPYAGKLEDNLMITLKKITSTMCNCGSLTLKEFTQNARLTLVSSTSIMEGGSHDVIPKNNKDSAN from the coding sequence ATGGCAACTATTCTACCAGATATATCCCGAACTTTTTCAGAATTTCTATTATTACCTAATTTGACGAAAAAGATACACGTTGGGGAAAATGTATCTTTGAAGACACCAATGGTAAAACACAAGAAAAATGAAGAGTCGGAGTTATATCTAAACATTCCCCTCACATCAGCTGTTATGCAATCTGTTTCAGATGACAGCATGGGTATTGCACTGGCAAAAGAAGGGGGAATCTCCTTTATATATAGCTCCCAAGCTGTAGAAACCCAAGCTGAAATGATTAGGAAAGTAAAGCAGTATAAAGCTGGTTTTGTTACATCTGATTCTAATCTTGGACCTGATAATTCTCTATCAGACATCATTGAATTAAGTCAAAGAACGGGACATCACACTGTGGTTATCACAGAAGACGGGACTTCTAAGGGTAAGTTATGTGGAATTGTTACTAGACGTGATTATAACATTCACAAAACCTCGATGGACACTAAAGCAAAAGATATCATGACTCCTTTCTCCAAATTAGTTGTAGGTAAGGTTGGTATAAGTTTAACTGATGCCAATACCATGATTTGGGACAATAAATTAAACTCTCTACCCATCGTTGATGAAGACGATCGTCTTGTGTTCTTAGTCTTCCGAAAGGATTACGAAGATCACCATAAGAACAAACTTGAAAACATTGATGATGATAAACGTTTACGTGTTGGAGCAGGGATCAACACTCATGATTATAAAGAACGTGTTCCCGCAGTTGTAGAAGCAGGCGCGGATATTCTTTGTATTGACTCTTCCGATGGATTTAGCGAATACCAAGGGGATACTATCCAATTCATTCGTGAAAAATATGGGGATTCTGTCAAAATTGGTGCTGGGAATGTTGTAGATGCTACTGGTTTCTATTACCTAGCGGAAGCTGGTGCTGATTTTGTTAAAGTTGGTGTAGGAGGAGGATCCATTTGTATCACCCGTGAGCAAAAGGGTATCGGTAGGGGACAAGCTTCTGCTTTGATCGACGTAGTAGCTGCTCGTGATGCGTATTGTGAACGAACTGGTATCTATATTCCTATCTGTTCTGATGGAGGGATCACCTACGATTATCAAATGACTATGGCCTTAGCTATGGGGGCCGATTTCTTAATGCTAGGTCGATATTTTGCCCGCTTTGATGAGAGTCCCACTGAGACTGTTAATATTAATGGACGTATTTATAAAGAATACTGGGGCGAAGGATCTTCTCGTGCTAGAAATTGGCAACGCTATGACCAATCAGTATCTTCACGATTAGTGTTTGAAGAAGGGGTAGACGCTTATGTCCCTTATGCTGGTAAGCTCGAAGATAATCTTATGATTACTTTAAAGAAGATAACATCAACCATGTGTAATTGTGGATCCTTAACACTTAAAGAATTCACACAAAACGCAAGATTGACTCTTGTTTCTTCTACTTCCATTATGGAAGGGGGCTCTCACGATGTAATCCCCAAGAATAATAAGGATTCTGCGAACTAA
- a CDS encoding triose-phosphate isomerase — protein sequence MILDSRGTNESLSPNYYSDQFSYTSVPKIVFDNIMVPMNLPQEIWITDTTFRDGQQAKEPYTPAQIEHIFKLLSRLGGPQGIIRQTEFFLYSKKDKKAVEKCLNLDLPFPEITGWIRAVEEDLQLVKQFELKETGILTSVSDYHIYMKLKSNRKKTMESYLKVVKNALDNEITPRCHFEDITRADFYGFVLPFAEELKKLSEEVKGPVKIRLCDTMGFGLAWPGVALPRSIPKMIHLLTHEVGIPSTSLEWHGHNDFHKVHANASSAWLYGVSSLNASLFGIGERTGNPPLEAALVEYWGLKGNSDGMDLHILKELSEYYQDVIKYPIPDNMPFVGKDFNTTRAGIHADGLIKNEQIYNIFDTKSILNRPITTVVTDKSGVAGIARWINENSPLILKGELKPISKNHPCVRLINAWVVEQFENGRTTSISSKELKTKVKRYLPNYYQSNLNKEIATAQSVACNISANLCHVLEQADITDWDDLIEEFIKIEGTIQLTTVVDHQGLRVTDYYTNKGERLKFKPLKSKSFDKRPWFESVRDTNKVYVSDLYFSEYTEKLIITVAYPLIKPRESQCYHILDVDFVFDMLNSLAIEEDS from the coding sequence ATGATATTAGACAGTAGAGGGACTAATGAGTCATTAAGTCCGAATTACTACTCTGACCAATTTTCTTATACGTCTGTTCCCAAAATAGTTTTTGATAACATCATGGTCCCCATGAATCTACCTCAAGAGATATGGATTACAGATACAACTTTTAGAGATGGCCAACAGGCAAAAGAACCTTATACACCTGCACAAATTGAACATATATTCAAATTGTTGAGCCGTTTAGGGGGGCCACAGGGGATTATACGCCAGACTGAATTTTTTCTATACTCCAAAAAAGATAAGAAAGCTGTAGAAAAGTGTCTTAACCTTGATCTTCCTTTTCCTGAGATAACCGGTTGGATCAGAGCCGTCGAAGAAGACCTCCAACTTGTAAAGCAATTTGAATTAAAAGAGACAGGGATTCTTACTTCCGTTTCAGATTATCACATTTATATGAAACTCAAATCTAATCGCAAAAAAACAATGGAAAGTTATCTTAAAGTTGTCAAAAACGCTTTAGACAATGAGATTACCCCTCGCTGTCATTTTGAGGATATTACAAGAGCGGACTTTTATGGCTTTGTATTACCTTTTGCAGAAGAATTAAAGAAATTGTCAGAAGAAGTAAAAGGACCTGTCAAAATCCGCCTTTGCGACACAATGGGATTTGGATTAGCTTGGCCTGGTGTAGCACTACCTAGATCCATTCCCAAGATGATTCATTTATTAACTCATGAAGTTGGTATTCCCTCTACGTCCTTGGAATGGCATGGACATAATGATTTTCACAAAGTTCATGCCAATGCCAGTTCTGCCTGGTTATATGGAGTATCCTCCCTCAATGCCAGTCTTTTTGGTATTGGTGAAAGGACAGGGAATCCCCCCTTGGAAGCTGCTTTGGTCGAATATTGGGGACTGAAAGGAAATTCAGATGGGATGGATTTGCATATCCTTAAGGAATTAAGCGAGTATTACCAAGATGTAATCAAATACCCTATCCCTGATAATATGCCCTTTGTTGGTAAAGACTTTAATACAACAAGAGCAGGTATTCATGCAGATGGCTTAATCAAGAATGAACAAATCTACAACATTTTTGATACAAAAAGCATTCTAAATCGCCCCATTACGACAGTCGTAACAGATAAGTCAGGGGTTGCTGGTATAGCTCGTTGGATTAATGAAAATAGTCCTCTCATTCTAAAAGGGGAACTAAAGCCTATATCCAAGAATCATCCTTGTGTTCGTCTTATTAATGCTTGGGTGGTAGAACAATTTGAAAATGGTAGAACAACGAGCATCTCTTCAAAAGAACTAAAGACAAAAGTTAAACGCTATTTGCCAAACTATTACCAATCTAATCTTAATAAGGAGATAGCCACAGCTCAAAGTGTGGCTTGTAACATCAGTGCTAATCTTTGTCATGTACTAGAACAAGCAGATATTACCGACTGGGATGATTTGATCGAAGAATTTATTAAAATTGAAGGAACTATTCAATTGACAACAGTAGTTGATCATCAAGGATTACGTGTCACCGATTATTATACCAATAAAGGAGAGAGACTAAAATTCAAACCTCTCAAGTCTAAGAGTTTTGATAAACGTCCGTGGTTTGAGTCTGTTAGAGACACAAACAAAGTATATGTATCTGACTTGTATTTCTCAGAATATACAGAAAAATTAATTATTACCGTGGCTTACCC
- a CDS encoding RICIN domain-containing protein, translating into MKMKVSSLILFLLFVVGCDMGLEVKEDSTESDYSNSRVSDNRGLSDYYFNYYGIVEKQKNRALDKSSSQNNVYGNSDYHKGSNQQWLIMPVSIGSNLNYIVSRSNSGVLDVHHSNNLYAYDNVTLNNNQEFRLIKGSGNLYHIESPCRNNKVFDLCNSSGNKNPFNKPSRKKNNLYMGNYSGNDNQQFRVEKLYTLSAMNGFKLDETHPESLFKIEQPPVRLSNISVHLDHYLNTTLVGEGLIPYVLIDDPLYSKNQQLRETPYYVLKRKQAWYKRFDYTFNPYSSVVTQEYKIEKGVHNSTSITTQKTISTGWSVTGEAEYTSNNTKNTYGQSFSSNTSTDITLVNTYSKDQIRTYTKKVDFTGTTEEVRLVIYQLVDIYSLDRLDGSHLIDAWTVNYDGYVSQSYFAQDAIDLDTTAKGIKISSK; encoded by the coding sequence ATGAAAATGAAAGTATCATCTTTGATCTTATTTTTACTATTTGTAGTAGGATGTGATATGGGTTTGGAAGTCAAAGAAGATTCAACAGAATCTGATTATTCAAACTCAAGAGTATCAGATAACAGAGGATTATCTGATTATTATTTTAATTACTATGGAATTGTTGAAAAACAGAAGAACAGAGCCTTAGATAAGTCCAGTAGTCAAAATAATGTATATGGAAATAGTGATTATCATAAAGGTTCTAATCAACAATGGTTAATCATGCCAGTATCTATTGGTAGTAATTTAAATTATATAGTGTCAAGAAGTAACTCTGGTGTCCTAGATGTTCATCATAGTAACAACCTTTATGCTTATGACAATGTTACCTTGAATAATAATCAAGAATTTAGACTTATTAAAGGTTCTGGTAATCTGTATCATATTGAATCACCATGCCGCAATAATAAAGTATTTGATCTTTGTAATTCCAGTGGGAATAAGAATCCATTTAATAAACCGTCTAGGAAGAAAAATAACTTATATATGGGTAATTATTCAGGGAATGATAACCAGCAATTTAGAGTGGAAAAACTATATACTTTATCTGCGATGAACGGATTTAAGTTAGATGAAACTCATCCTGAATCTTTATTCAAAATTGAACAACCACCAGTCCGACTATCAAATATATCTGTTCATCTAGACCATTATTTAAATACTACCTTAGTGGGAGAAGGTTTAATACCTTATGTACTTATAGATGATCCTCTATATTCAAAAAATCAACAATTAAGAGAAACTCCTTACTATGTGTTAAAGAGAAAACAAGCCTGGTATAAACGTTTTGATTATACATTTAATCCTTACTCTTCCGTAGTTACACAAGAGTATAAAATAGAAAAAGGTGTACATAACTCTACTTCCATAACTACTCAGAAAACTATTTCAACCGGTTGGAGTGTTACAGGTGAAGCAGAATACACAAGTAATAATACTAAGAATACTTATGGTCAAAGTTTTAGTAGTAACACATCAACAGATATTACACTTGTAAATACATACTCTAAGGATCAAATCAGAACGTATACAAAAAAAGTCGATTTCACAGGAACTACAGAAGAGGTAAGACTTGTAATCTATCAACTTGTTGATATTTATTCCCTAGATCGATTAGATGGCTCGCATTTGATAGATGCATGGACGGTTAATTATGATGGTTATGTTAGCCAAAGCTATTTTGCACAAGATGCAATTGATCTAGATACCACAGCAAAAGGAATTAAAATTTCTAGTAAGTGA